Proteins from a genomic interval of Streptomyces sp. NBC_00820:
- the rbsK gene encoding ribokinase, with protein sequence MIHIAVLGSTNMDLVTYVAKAPQRGETVTGREFRTIPGGKGANQAIAAARAGATVSMIGAVGNDDFGARLRDTLEHSGADTDSLRTVEGQSGTAHIVVDDEGGNAIVVIPGANGTVDHLSPGDEGVIASADALLLQLEIPLDAVIAGAEAARRHGVRTILTPAPAQPLPPELFAATDLLVPNEYEAVTLTGRTDPREAAIALLEVVPEVVVTLGAVGSLYVARGTEPLLVPAPRVTAVDTTGAGDTFAGALAVALAEEKPVREALSWAAAAAALSVQREGASVSMPYRPEIEAQYTA encoded by the coding sequence ATGATCCACATCGCCGTGCTCGGCAGCACGAACATGGACCTCGTCACCTATGTCGCCAAGGCCCCGCAGCGCGGCGAGACGGTGACGGGACGGGAGTTCCGCACGATCCCCGGCGGCAAGGGCGCCAACCAGGCGATCGCCGCCGCCCGCGCCGGCGCCACCGTGTCGATGATCGGGGCCGTCGGCAACGACGACTTCGGCGCGCGGCTGCGCGACACCCTCGAACACTCCGGCGCGGACACCGACTCCCTGCGTACGGTCGAGGGCCAGTCCGGCACCGCGCACATCGTCGTGGACGACGAGGGCGGCAACGCGATCGTCGTCATCCCCGGCGCGAACGGCACCGTCGACCACCTCTCCCCCGGTGACGAGGGCGTCATCGCCTCCGCCGACGCCCTGCTGCTGCAACTGGAGATTCCGCTCGACGCGGTCATCGCGGGCGCGGAGGCGGCCCGCCGGCACGGGGTCCGTACGATCCTCACCCCGGCCCCGGCCCAGCCGCTGCCGCCCGAACTCTTCGCCGCTACCGACCTGCTGGTGCCGAACGAGTACGAGGCGGTGACCCTCACCGGCCGTACCGATCCGCGCGAGGCGGCCATCGCCCTGCTGGAGGTGGTGCCGGAGGTCGTCGTCACCCTGGGCGCGGTCGGCAGCCTGTACGTCGCGCGAGGCACGGAGCCACTGCTCGTGCCCGCGCCGCGGGTCACCGCGGTGGACACGACCGGTGCGGGCGACACGTTCGCGGGCGCGCTCGCGGTCGCCCTCGCCGAGGAGAAGCCGGTGCGCGAGGCGCTGTCCTGGGCGGCAGCGGCGGCGGCGCTGTCCGTGCAGCGGGAGGGGGCGTCGGTGTCGATGCCGTACCGCCCGGAGATCGAGGCGCAGTACACCGCATGA